A section of the Arcobacter roscoffensis genome encodes:
- a CDS encoding GatB/YqeY domain-containing protein: MSLKQQLKDDVKTAMREKNIVKRDSIRAINTMIKQIEVDERKELSDEDIIKLIQKGIKQREEAVTQYSEANREDLVAKEQEQIDIFVEYLPKQLTDEELENGLKEIIEQVGATSMKDIGKIMGQATKKFAGVADGKRINQTTKKLLS; the protein is encoded by the coding sequence ATGAGTTTAAAACAGCAACTTAAAGATGATGTAAAAACTGCAATGAGAGAGAAAAATATTGTAAAAAGAGACTCTATTAGAGCTATTAATACAATGATTAAACAAATTGAAGTTGATGAGAGAAAAGAATTAAGTGATGAAGATATAATCAAATTAATTCAAAAAGGTATCAAACAAAGAGAAGAAGCTGTTACTCAATATAGTGAAGCAAATAGAGAAGATTTAGTAGCAAAAGAGCAAGAACAAATTGATATATTTGTTGAGTATCTTCCAAAACAATTAACTGATGAAGAACTTGAAAATGGTCTAAAAGAGATTATTGAGCAAGTAGGAGCTACATCAATGAAAGATATTGGTAAGATTATGGGACAAGCAACAAAGAAATTTGCAGGTGTTGCAGATGGAAAAAGAATAAACCAAACTACTAAAAAACTTTTATCATAG
- a CDS encoding GGDEF domain-containing protein: protein MEINDFLDDLTQREQSDVKLNQIDTFPKLVSLLLKRVSKENVAPLATLLKQSVLPSICIEIDDEIEHLFIKIDANPEILFEKEIQEKIEDFIFKRFEADKKLVVEKTSDISQVVTLMGQYLNDAISSSGNGSKNVLTIKEKIEAIDLSKNGIAELGVLQKQLVSAASSIENEMNTVSTKLKTGKSKVEELEDKVKTLEEELKKSRNESMKDHLTGLLTRRAYEEEVKRIDSNHKRNGSEYAVVFFDIDHFKKINDTYGHDCGDVVLKIFAKILEKATRDHDIVARYGGEEFVALVHFNLARELLQYLKRVKQIVTSNSFIYKNNKIKVTFSAGVTFRSSHSCYENAIQKADMLLYQAKENGRNQIKLEDGRTIK from the coding sequence ATGGAAATAAATGACTTCTTAGATGATTTAACACAAAGAGAACAAAGTGATGTTAAATTAAATCAAATAGATACATTTCCCAAGTTAGTATCACTTTTACTAAAAAGAGTATCAAAAGAAAATGTTGCTCCTTTAGCAACACTCTTAAAACAATCTGTATTACCATCTATTTGTATTGAAATAGATGATGAAATAGAACATCTTTTTATAAAAATAGATGCTAATCCTGAGATTTTATTTGAAAAAGAAATACAAGAAAAAATTGAAGACTTTATATTTAAAAGATTTGAAGCTGATAAAAAACTTGTAGTTGAAAAAACTTCTGATATATCTCAGGTTGTTACACTTATGGGACAATACCTAAATGATGCCATATCAAGCAGTGGGAATGGTTCTAAAAATGTTCTAACAATAAAAGAAAAGATTGAAGCAATTGACCTTTCAAAAAATGGTATTGCTGAACTAGGTGTATTACAAAAACAACTAGTTAGTGCCGCTTCATCAATTGAAAATGAAATGAACACAGTAAGCACTAAACTAAAAACAGGTAAATCAAAAGTTGAAGAGCTTGAAGATAAAGTAAAAACCCTAGAAGAAGAACTAAAAAAATCTAGAAATGAAAGTATGAAAGACCATTTAACAGGTCTTCTTACAAGAAGAGCTTATGAAGAAGAAGTAAAAAGAATTGACAGTAATCACAAACGCAATGGAAGTGAATACGCTGTAGTATTCTTTGATATAGATCATTTCAAAAAAATTAATGACACTTATGGGCATGACTGTGGAGATGTAGTACTAAAGATATTTGCAAAAATTCTTGAAAAAGCTACAAGAGATCATGATATAGTAGCAAGATATGGTGGTGAAGAGTTTGTTGCTCTTGTACATTTTAATCTTGCAAGAGAACTTCTTCAATACTTAAAAAGAGTAAAACAAATAGTAACTTCAAATAGTTTTATATATAAAAACAATAAAATCAAAGTTACATTCTCAGCTGGAGTTACTTTTAGAAGTAGCCATTCTTGCTATGAAAATGCTATACAAAAAGCAGATATGCTTCTTTACCAAGCAAAAGAAAACGGTAGAAATCAAATAAAATTAGAAGATGGTAGAACTATAAAGTAG
- a CDS encoding winged helix-turn-helix domain-containing protein yields the protein MENLNISISITDENNEKLKSKVQKLDVSLDEYVSRLIDKDINSIVQLDNGFHYNKANSKLFNSFNDEVKLTRIEEALFSLLLENRGEIVSIETIHNVAWKGKNMTRFTLRNKVKTLRDKTYYDLIKNHSNIGYSMN from the coding sequence ATGGAAAATTTAAACATCAGCATCTCTATCACAGATGAAAATAATGAAAAGTTAAAAAGTAAAGTTCAAAAACTGGACGTTTCTTTAGATGAATATGTAAGTAGGTTAATTGATAAAGATATTAATAGTATTGTTCAATTAGATAATGGTTTTCACTATAACAAAGCTAATTCAAAACTATTTAATAGTTTTAATGATGAAGTTAAGCTTACTAGAATTGAAGAGGCTTTATTCTCTTTACTATTAGAAAATAGAGGTGAAATTGTTTCTATTGAAACTATCCATAATGTAGCTTGGAAGGGTAAAAATATGACAAGATTTACATTAAGAAATAAAGTTAAAACTTTAAGAGATAAGACTTACTACGATTTAATTAAAAACCATTCAAATATTGGTTACTCAATGAACTAA
- a CDS encoding aspartate kinase — MNIKVCKFGGSSVKDASQIKKVFNIVKSDKNRRVIVVSAPGRDDKHNEKITDHLLNLATNGKHFCEQKIEVTTEQSLTAILTKFDKLCDDLNIDKKVVLKKLEEDLINNTFKDEKREAYFLSRGEHYNATIITEYMKKNGLNVKLMLPEEFGFILSSDYTDGKVQKQTHNNIADKFKFEKDEMYLVPGFYGITKDKEIAVMSRGGSDLTGGELAYALDADIYENWTDTNGVYEVDPRVISDANVIPRLTFKELRLLSSKGFNVFHFDAMLNCKKSKIPINIRNTNNPEHEGTIILNERVPMEDLVGIAKLDNMASIHLQKDMLADEIGFTAELLKIFGEFGINTYHYPTDKDDIAILVDQEDLKGNINKFRREIERRLKTRNIYVAYNLSVITLVGIGLKQNTFAIVDAITALKENNISFDMFDMSPSKVSLHIGVSQNVADAALETLYSKLLTN; from the coding sequence ATGAATATCAAAGTTTGTAAATTTGGAGGTAGTTCAGTAAAAGATGCCTCCCAGATAAAAAAAGTTTTTAACATTGTCAAAAGTGATAAGAATAGAAGAGTAATAGTAGTATCAGCACCAGGAAGAGATGATAAACACAATGAAAAAATCACAGATCATTTATTAAATTTAGCAACAAATGGTAAACATTTTTGTGAACAAAAAATAGAAGTTACAACAGAACAAAGTTTAACAGCAATATTAACTAAGTTTGATAAGTTATGTGATGATTTAAATATAGATAAAAAAGTAGTTTTAAAGAAACTTGAAGAAGATTTAATAAATAATACTTTTAAAGATGAAAAAAGAGAAGCATATTTTTTATCAAGAGGTGAACACTATAACGCAACAATAATCACAGAATATATGAAAAAAAATGGCTTAAATGTAAAACTTATGCTTCCAGAAGAGTTTGGATTTATTTTAAGTAGTGATTATACAGATGGAAAAGTTCAAAAACAAACTCATAACAATATTGCAGATAAATTCAAATTTGAAAAAGATGAGATGTATTTAGTTCCTGGTTTTTATGGAATTACGAAAGATAAAGAAATTGCAGTTATGAGTAGAGGTGGTTCTGACTTAACAGGTGGTGAATTAGCTTATGCTTTGGATGCAGATATTTATGAAAACTGGACTGATACAAATGGAGTTTATGAAGTAGACCCAAGAGTTATTAGTGATGCAAATGTAATTCCAAGACTTACTTTTAAAGAATTAAGACTTTTAAGTTCAAAAGGTTTTAACGTATTTCACTTTGACGCAATGCTAAATTGTAAAAAAAGTAAAATACCTATTAATATTAGAAATACAAATAATCCTGAACATGAAGGAACTATTATCTTAAATGAAAGAGTTCCAATGGAAGATTTAGTTGGTATTGCAAAACTTGATAATATGGCTTCAATTCATCTTCAAAAAGATATGCTTGCTGATGAGATAGGTTTCACAGCTGAGTTACTTAAAATCTTTGGAGAGTTTGGAATAAATACTTATCACTATCCAACGGATAAAGATGATATTGCTATACTAGTTGATCAAGAAGATTTAAAAGGTAATATAAATAAGTTTAGAAGAGAGATTGAGCGAAGACTTAAAACTAGAAATATTTATGTTGCTTACAATCTATCTGTAATAACTTTAGTTGGAATAGGTCTTAAGCAAAATACTTTTGCAATAGTTGATGCAATAACTGCTTTAAAAGAGAACAATATCTCTTTTGATATGTTTGATATGAGTCCTTCAAAAGTATCACTTCATATTGGTGTATCTCAAAATGTAGCTGATGCTGCTTTAGAAACTTTATATTCAAAACTTTTAACTAATTAA
- a CDS encoding winged helix-turn-helix transcriptional regulator — protein sequence MRLLSLDINRSLINKLENDELYICDRATDMEDAIYHCEVRYYNLIIIKSDSYNNLRQILKHVNPRLTAVVILSNNSEKKFEKNLLRYGALSIIKEPANNELILAKLESIHRENFQRRFMFKDKYWIDTLENSVTDHNNNKLVMKGKPFSILMYLIKNRHRPSISKDEILDVIWDDPEWVVKNVVEVNINIIRKGIKNTFEDNFINTIRHRGYQVT from the coding sequence ATGCGATTACTATCTTTAGATATTAATAGAAGTTTAATAAACAAACTTGAAAATGATGAACTTTACATTTGTGATAGAGCAACTGATATGGAAGATGCTATATATCACTGTGAAGTTAGATATTACAATCTAATTATTATAAAAAGTGACTCATATAATAATTTAAGACAGATATTAAAGCATGTAAATCCAAGACTAACTGCTGTAGTAATACTTTCAAATAATAGTGAAAAGAAATTTGAAAAAAATCTTTTAAGGTATGGAGCTTTATCGATTATAAAAGAACCTGCTAACAATGAGCTAATTTTAGCAAAACTTGAATCTATACACAGAGAAAATTTTCAAAGAAGATTTATGTTTAAAGATAAATATTGGATTGATACTTTGGAGAACTCTGTGACTGATCATAACAACAATAAATTAGTTATGAAAGGTAAGCCTTTTAGTATTTTAATGTATTTAATAAAAAATAGACACAGACCATCAATCTCAAAAGATGAGATATTAGATGTGATCTGGGATGACCCTGAATGGGTTGTAAAAAATGTAGTAGAAGTAAATATAAATATCATTAGAAAAGGTATTAAAAATACTTTTGAAGATAACTTTATAAATACAATAAGACATAGAGGCTATCAAGTAACATAG
- a CDS encoding ectoine synthase — MIVKDIKKDVMGTDREVHAEGGQWISRRMLLKDEGMGFSFHETIIKANTKTHIHYQNHLEAVYCVAGNGKIEDLATGEVHEIYDGVMYALNNHDDHNLYGGSEDMRLICVFNPPIKGTEHHDENGVYPLED; from the coding sequence ATGATAGTAAAAGATATAAAAAAAGATGTAATGGGAACAGATAGAGAAGTTCACGCTGAGGGTGGACAGTGGATTAGTAGAAGAATGCTTTTAAAAGATGAGGGGATGGGATTTTCTTTCCATGAAACAATCATCAAAGCAAATACTAAAACACATATTCATTACCAAAATCACTTAGAAGCTGTATATTGTGTAGCTGGAAATGGAAAAATTGAAGATTTAGCAACTGGTGAAGTTCATGAAATTTATGATGGTGTAATGTATGCTTTAAATAATCATGATGACCATAACCTTTATGGAGGAAGTGAAGACATGAGACTTATTTGTGTATTTAATCCTCCAATTAAAGGAACAGAGCACCATGATGAAAATGGAGTATATCCTTTAGAGGATTAA
- the ectB gene encoding diaminobutyrate--2-oxoglutarate transaminase, translating to MRIFENLESEVRGYIRSFPTIFETSKGAILTNEQGEDFIDFFAGAGTLNYGHNNDHISKALIEYIQKDGVVHGLDMATSAKKDFLQTFQDTILVPRNLDYKVQFTGPTGTNAVETALKLARLVKGRSNVVSFTNGFHGLTQGSASVTGNNDYRDESYISRTNATFMPFDGYFGDMNTMAYFRKFLEDSSSGVDIPAAVIVETIQGEGGINIASKEWLQELESICREYDILLIIDDIQVGNGRSGEFFSFEFAGINPDIVTMSKSIGGGLPMAVVLLKPDLDQWKPGEHTGTFRGNNLAFVAAKVAIEQYWQNDDLTNAVKYKEKIIKEELQKIADKFKDELEVEVRGRGLACAFDIKGDISIAGELSSYAFEEKLIVETCGSEDQIVKFLPPLIIDEETLVEGLKRFEKAVSRLMADKKEKLSGEF from the coding sequence ATGAGAATTTTTGAAAATTTAGAGTCTGAAGTTAGAGGTTATATTAGAAGTTTCCCAACGATATTTGAAACATCAAAGGGTGCTATATTAACAAATGAACAAGGTGAGGACTTTATTGACTTCTTTGCAGGAGCTGGAACACTAAACTATGGACACAATAATGATCACATCAGTAAAGCATTAATTGAATATATCCAAAAAGATGGTGTTGTTCATGGTCTTGATATGGCTACAAGTGCTAAGAAAGATTTTTTACAAACATTCCAAGATACTATTTTAGTTCCAAGAAACTTAGACTATAAAGTTCAGTTTACAGGACCAACTGGAACAAACGCTGTTGAAACTGCACTTAAACTTGCAAGACTTGTAAAGGGAAGATCAAATGTTGTTTCATTTACAAATGGTTTCCATGGTTTAACTCAAGGTTCAGCTTCTGTTACAGGTAATAATGACTATAGAGATGAGAGTTATATTAGTAGAACAAATGCAACATTTATGCCATTTGATGGTTACTTTGGTGATATGAATACTATGGCTTACTTTAGAAAATTCTTAGAAGATAGTAGTAGTGGTGTAGATATTCCAGCAGCTGTTATTGTTGAGACTATTCAAGGTGAGGGTGGAATTAATATCGCTTCTAAAGAGTGGTTACAAGAACTTGAATCAATTTGTAGAGAGTATGATATTTTATTAATTATTGATGATATTCAAGTTGGTAATGGTAGAAGTGGAGAGTTTTTCTCATTTGAATTTGCTGGTATTAATCCAGATATTGTAACTATGTCAAAATCAATTGGTGGTGGTTTACCAATGGCAGTTGTATTACTAAAACCAGATTTAGACCAATGGAAGCCAGGTGAGCATACAGGTACATTTAGAGGAAACAACTTAGCCTTCGTTGCTGCAAAAGTTGCAATTGAACAATATTGGCAAAATGATGATTTAACAAATGCTGTTAAATATAAAGAAAAAATTATAAAAGAAGAGCTTCAAAAAATTGCTGATAAATTCAAAGATGAATTAGAAGTAGAAGTAAGAGGTAGAGGTTTAGCTTGTGCCTTTGATATTAAAGGTGACATCTCAATTGCAGGGGAACTTTCATCTTATGCATTTGAAGAAAAATTGATTGTTGAAACTTGTGGTAGTGAAGACCAAATTGTTAAGTTCTTACCACCATTAATCATTGATGAAGAGACTTTAGTTGAAGGTCTAAAAAGATTTGAAAAAGCTGTTAGTAGACTAATGGCTGATAAAAAAGAAAAGTTATCAGGAGAGTTCTAA
- the ectA gene encoding diaminobutyrate acetyltransferase, translating to MEKSNIILRKPRKEDGKKIHKLVESTKVLDVNSEYLYLLQSTHFQDLCSVATYEDKVIGFVSGYMIPNEADTLFIWQVAVDDNFRGNDLARRLIMEIINREELGINYLHTTVSPSNNASIRVFEKVAKHFDTKMESFEFFVAEDFEHQHEEEVLYKIGPFKK from the coding sequence TTGGAAAAAAGTAACATAATATTGAGAAAACCAAGAAAAGAAGATGGTAAGAAAATTCATAAACTTGTGGAGAGTACAAAGGTATTGGATGTAAATTCTGAATATTTATATCTTTTACAATCAACACACTTTCAAGATTTATGTTCAGTTGCTACTTATGAAGATAAGGTAATTGGTTTTGTTTCAGGATATATGATTCCAAACGAAGCTGATACTTTATTTATTTGGCAGGTAGCTGTTGATGATAATTTTAGAGGAAATGATCTTGCAAGAAGACTAATTATGGAGATTATTAATAGAGAAGAGTTAGGTATTAATTATTTACATACAACTGTATCTCCTAGTAATAATGCTTCAATTAGAGTTTTTGAAAAAGTTGCGAAACATTTCGATACAAAAATGGAAAGTTTTGAATTCTTTGTAGCAGAAGATTTTGAACATCAACATGAAGAAGAGGTTCTATATAAGATAGGACCATTTAAAAAATAA
- a CDS encoding GGDEF domain-containing protein — translation MNSKQKVIISLIVLLVSFFIAMSISTLYNFRDYGLKSAEKKAHLTAEVIKSGLTAHMVNGMMKEREFFLQQIEQAENINQLWLSRSPTVIKQYGEGFNNEIPRDKIDRDVLKNGKEITKVTETAQKSLMRVTIPFEASAFGNPNCMNCHNAKEGEVLGTVSMVMDITDVRTSSFKTLMYNVILTLILISLIFLLINRFIKPYVSIFYSIQDVMRAAYRGDYSQRVQTYSNPESKNVSDLLNTLLEKLQHTLEELDRKVYVFIKNKNYVKESDPLKNVNNTIDRLSDIYKFKQTIENDKELEDIYNRLAYVLEYNFKLDDFTLTEIDNNSKSKKIVYSKNDCHCRILEGECRANRTHANVDSSIFAKSCSLYNDKDGEEYICIPYTISNELTLVLTIVTKSKEETIRVRELTSDIEDYVTTARPAIVSKKLMQMLNLMARVDQLTGMYNRKFLDEFVDVSIPQAARAKISYAVLMIDIDYFKMINDTYGHDIGDDAIRIVSGVIKTNIRKSDIAIRYGGEEFLVLLYNCEESHVLKIAENIRIAFSKEKITANGESFSKTLSVGCSMFPTDSDSIWKCIKFADMCLYEAKQTGRNKVVKFSQELLKDEDIGESF, via the coding sequence ATGAATTCAAAGCAAAAAGTGATAATTTCACTTATTGTATTACTGGTTTCTTTTTTTATTGCAATGAGTATAAGTACACTTTATAACTTTAGAGATTATGGACTTAAATCAGCAGAAAAAAAAGCACACTTAACAGCAGAAGTAATTAAATCAGGTCTTACTGCACATATGGTAAATGGTATGATGAAAGAAAGGGAGTTTTTTCTACAGCAAATAGAGCAAGCTGAAAATATAAATCAGCTTTGGTTATCAAGGTCACCAACTGTTATAAAGCAGTATGGCGAGGGCTTTAATAATGAAATACCAAGAGATAAGATTGACAGAGATGTTTTAAAAAATGGAAAAGAAATAACAAAAGTAACCGAAACAGCACAAAAAAGTCTAATGAGAGTTACAATTCCTTTTGAAGCATCAGCTTTTGGCAATCCAAATTGCATGAACTGTCATAATGCCAAAGAGGGAGAGGTTTTAGGAACAGTTAGTATGGTTATGGATATTACTGATGTTAGAACAAGTAGTTTTAAAACCTTGATGTACAATGTCATCTTAACTTTAATTCTTATTAGTTTGATTTTTCTTTTGATAAATAGATTTATTAAACCATATGTTAGTATTTTTTATTCAATTCAAGATGTTATGAGAGCAGCCTATAGAGGCGATTATTCACAAAGAGTACAAACTTATAGTAATCCTGAGAGTAAAAATGTATCTGATTTATTAAATACTCTTCTAGAAAAACTTCAACATACACTTGAAGAGTTAGATAGAAAAGTATATGTTTTTATCAAAAATAAAAACTATGTAAAAGAGAGTGATCCTTTAAAAAATGTAAATAATACTATTGATAGATTATCAGATATATATAAGTTTAAGCAGACAATTGAAAATGATAAAGAGCTTGAAGATATATATAATAGACTTGCATATGTTCTAGAATATAATTTCAAACTTGATGATTTTACTTTAACTGAGATCGATAATAACTCGAAAAGCAAAAAAATAGTTTATAGTAAAAATGATTGTCATTGTAGAATACTTGAAGGTGAGTGTAGAGCAAATAGAACACATGCAAATGTAGACTCAAGTATTTTTGCAAAGTCTTGTTCTTTATATAATGATAAAGATGGGGAAGAGTATATATGTATTCCTTATACTATTTCAAATGAACTAACTTTAGTTTTAACAATAGTAACAAAATCAAAAGAAGAGACTATAAGAGTAAGGGAACTTACTAGTGATATTGAAGATTATGTAACTACTGCAAGACCTGCAATAGTAAGTAAAAAACTGATGCAAATGTTAAATCTAATGGCAAGAGTAGATCAGCTTACAGGTATGTACAATAGAAAATTCTTAGATGAGTTTGTAGATGTATCTATTCCACAAGCAGCTAGAGCAAAAATAAGTTATGCTGTTTTAATGATAGATATAGATTACTTTAAAATGATAAATGATACTTACGGTCATGATATTGGAGATGATGCTATTAGAATAGTATCTGGGGTAATCAAAACAAATATTAGAAAGTCAGATATTGCAATTAGATATGGTGGAGAAGAGTTTTTGGTTCTTTTATATAATTGTGAAGAAAGTCATGTACTAAAAATAGCAGAAAATATAAGAATTGCCTTTTCAAAAGAAAAAATCACTGCAAATGGTGAGAGCTTTTCTAAAACACTTAGTGTTGGATGCTCTATGTTCCCAACTGATAGTGATAGTATCTGGAAATGTATCAAATTTGCAGATATGTGTCTTTATGAGGCAAAACAAACGGGAAGAAATAAAGTTGTAAAATTTTCACAAGAGCTTCTAAAAGATGAAGACATAGGTGAAAGCTTCTAG
- a CDS encoding DctP family TRAP transporter solute-binding subunit, whose product MKQKYYLLSLLAIFTLIIYIAFTPVVKNTNQTKKDTSAQIKEDTYNLRFGHNIPTSSILHKASILYAKKVEEKTKGKVKIEVYPAQKLGNDHQMVEMAREGELDIILTPTAKLSLAMPSMQYADLPFYFPKKEDLYTLLDGKPGQILLENLTKIDLIGVTFWENGFKHFTANSKLETLEDFKDKKFRIMKSKLIKDQFNVLEARAIPIDFHSTKKALENGIVDGQENPLIAITSMGFHEVQSHITISNHAYLGYVFSISGKVFKTLPSDIQDILINTAKEITKYERQETAKKEKELLKIIENAKLNIHILEDEEKERIANKMQNIPKSYEEIIGSDIISKTEEYLIEKYQNSDEYVYLGLDADLSMGAKVSGLAIKRGIQLAIEDINNQGGLLGKKVLLIARDHSARAHKSLNNIEYFNKKENLIGLIGGLHSAVISSNFEQIEKSDIPFIIPWAAAPVLTEKTSNNIFRVSANDKYASAFILEEALKKFDKPAILVENSIWGRSSLEVMKKILEKESKAFSKVIKFNRGEKDFLDEINKINKANANGIIMVSNPIEGSKIVDAVFETTKLPIISHWGILGGDFFDKQKSKLEEIDLQFIQSFSFINNQRKEAKDLATKYMNKYNVKTIDKIKAPAGVAQAYDATMLLAKAIESAKSFEKQNIKNALESIKVYNGIIKDYKNVFTKNNHDALEKKDFFMAKFNEDGLILKVGK is encoded by the coding sequence ATGAAGCAAAAATATTACCTATTAAGTCTCTTAGCTATATTTACTCTAATAATATATATAGCATTCACTCCTGTTGTAAAAAATACGAATCAAACCAAAAAAGATACATCTGCTCAAATAAAAGAAGATACCTATAATCTAAGATTTGGTCATAATATCCCAACTTCTAGTATTTTACATAAAGCCTCAATTTTATATGCTAAAAAAGTTGAAGAGAAAACAAAGGGAAAGGTTAAAATAGAGGTTTATCCTGCTCAAAAACTAGGGAATGACCATCAAATGGTAGAGATGGCAAGAGAAGGAGAACTTGATATTATTTTAACTCCTACTGCTAAATTAAGTCTTGCTATGCCATCTATGCAGTATGCTGATTTACCATTTTATTTTCCTAAAAAAGAGGATTTATATACACTTCTAGATGGAAAACCTGGGCAAATATTACTTGAAAACCTTACAAAAATAGACTTAATAGGTGTGACTTTTTGGGAAAATGGATTTAAACACTTTACAGCAAATAGTAAACTTGAAACACTAGAAGATTTTAAAGATAAAAAATTTAGAATTATGAAAAGTAAACTTATAAAAGATCAATTTAATGTCCTTGAAGCAAGAGCTATTCCTATTGATTTTCACTCAACTAAAAAAGCTTTAGAAAATGGAATTGTTGATGGGCAAGAAAACCCACTTATTGCAATCACGAGCATGGGCTTTCATGAAGTTCAATCACATATAACTATAAGTAATCATGCATATTTAGGTTATGTATTTTCAATCAGTGGAAAAGTCTTTAAAACTCTTCCAAGTGATATTCAGGATATTTTAATAAATACAGCAAAAGAAATAACAAAATATGAAAGGCAAGAAACTGCAAAAAAAGAGAAAGAATTATTAAAAATAATTGAAAATGCTAAGCTTAATATTCATATCTTAGAAGATGAAGAAAAAGAAAGAATTGCAAATAAGATGCAAAATATTCCAAAATCTTATGAAGAGATTATTGGTTCAGATATTATCTCTAAAACAGAAGAATATCTAATAGAAAAATATCAAAATAGTGATGAATATGTATACTTAGGTTTAGATGCAGATTTATCTATGGGTGCAAAAGTATCTGGATTAGCTATAAAAAGAGGAATTCAACTTGCAATAGAAGATATAAATAATCAAGGTGGTCTTTTAGGTAAAAAAGTATTATTAATAGCAAGAGATCATAGTGCAAGGGCTCATAAGAGTTTAAATAATATAGAGTATTTTAATAAAAAAGAAAACCTTATTGGATTAATAGGAGGTCTTCATAGTGCAGTTATTTCAAGTAATTTTGAGCAAATAGAAAAGTCAGATATACCTTTTATTATACCTTGGGCAGCAGCACCAGTTCTTACAGAAAAGACTTCAAATAATATCTTTAGAGTATCTGCTAATGACAAGTATGCTTCTGCATTTATATTAGAAGAAGCCCTCAAAAAATTTGATAAGCCTGCTATTTTAGTAGAAAACTCTATATGGGGAAGAAGTAGCTTAGAAGTTATGAAAAAGATATTAGAAAAAGAATCAAAAGCTTTTTCTAAAGTTATTAAATTTAATAGAGGAGAAAAAGACTTTTTAGATGAAATAAATAAAATCAATAAAGCAAATGCAAATGGTATTATCATGGTTTCAAATCCTATTGAGGGATCAAAGATTGTTGATGCAGTTTTTGAAACTACAAAACTACCTATTATTTCCCATTGGGGAATTTTAGGTGGGGATTTTTTTGATAAACAAAAATCCAAATTAGAAGAAATCGATTTACAATTTATTCAAAGTTTTTCATTTATAAATAATCAAAGAAAAGAAGCAAAAGATTTAGCCACAAAATATATGAATAAATATAATGTAAAAACTATAGACAAAATAAAAGCCCCAGCAGGTGTAGCACAGGCCTATGATGCCACTATGTTATTAGCAAAAGCCATAGAAAGTGCTAAAAGTTTTGAAAAACAAAACATAAAAAATGCATTAGAGAGTATAAAAGTGTATAATGGAATAATAAAAGACTACAAAAATGTATTTACAAAAAACAATCATGATGCACTAGAGAAAAAAGACTTTTTTATGGCTAAATTTAATGAAGATGGACTTATTTTAAAAGTAGGAAAATAA